One Thermoflexus hugenholtzii JAD2 DNA window includes the following coding sequences:
- a CDS encoding helix-turn-helix transcriptional regulator, whose translation MQATRSRILQILRERGEATAVELATRLGLRAVTVRHHLRVLRAEGLIREVRTHRNGRGRPRLVFTLTEAANRLFPRNYEGLVRHLLPVALSTAEVRQIARRISEEAALQGLAGPARLAAVVSFLNSKGYLARIEPATNGPAWLEIRNCPYLEVAREQEGLCALDAALMEELLGAPTERVSCIIHGDPACRYRIHSEAA comes from the coding sequence ATGCAGGCCACGAGGTCTCGTATCCTTCAGATCCTGCGGGAACGAGGAGAAGCCACCGCTGTCGAGCTGGCCACACGGCTGGGCCTCCGCGCCGTCACCGTCCGGCATCACCTCCGCGTCCTGCGCGCCGAGGGCCTGATCCGGGAGGTCCGCACCCACCGCAACGGCCGCGGGCGTCCTCGCCTGGTCTTCACCCTCACCGAGGCCGCCAACCGTCTCTTCCCACGGAACTACGAAGGGCTCGTCCGCCATCTCCTCCCGGTCGCCCTCTCGACGGCGGAGGTCCGTCAGATCGCCCGACGCATCAGCGAGGAGGCCGCCCTCCAGGGACTGGCCGGTCCGGCCCGGCTCGCCGCCGTCGTTTCCTTCCTTAACTCGAAGGGCTACCTGGCCCGGATCGAGCCCGCGACCAACGGCCCGGCCTGGCTGGAGATCCGCAACTGCCCCTACCTGGAGGTCGCCCGGGAACAGGAGGGGCTTTGCGCCCTGGACGCCGCCCTGATGGAGGAGCTGCTCGGGGCGCCGACGGAGCGGGTCTCCTGCATCATCCACGGGGATCCGGCCTGCCGTTACCGCATCCACTCCGAAGCGGCCTGA